From one Deltaproteobacteria bacterium genomic stretch:
- a CDS encoding adenylosuccinate lyase — MREKSSRIRATSTHHAPTDILAERYASAAMAAFWSPGGKIVLEREYWIAVLRAQRALGIAIPAAAIAAYERVKDHVDLDSIRARERVTRHDVKARIEEFCALAGHEHIHKGLTSRDLTENVEQLQIRRSLELVRIKSAACLYRLSRRVREFRDVAITGRSHNVAAQPTTVGRRLAMFGEEMLLAFRQLDSVLQRYPLRGLKGPVGTQLDQLTLFNGNAKKVAKLEAAVVRFLGFTHALTATGQVYPRSLDFEVVSALYQLGAGPSSFAKTWRLMSGFELASEGFQEGQVGSSAMPHKMNARSCERLNGLHVVLRGYLTMVTGLAGDQWNEGDVSCSVVRRVALPGAMMAADGLLETFLTVLDELVIFPDAIAAERERYLPFLATTTILMEAVRHGAGREQAHAAIQAHTQAVVRALRRGRRDNDLLDRLAADRRVGLSQKQLQSLLGAKSAFVGAARTQADAFVSEVETLVKQLPEAKRYVPREII; from the coding sequence ATGCGTGAGAAGTCGTCCCGAATACGAGCCACGAGCACGCATCACGCCCCGACCGACATTCTCGCCGAGCGCTATGCCAGCGCCGCGATGGCGGCGTTCTGGTCGCCCGGCGGAAAGATCGTGCTCGAACGCGAGTACTGGATCGCGGTGCTGCGCGCGCAGCGCGCGCTGGGTATTGCGATCCCCGCCGCCGCCATCGCCGCCTACGAACGCGTGAAGGACCACGTCGATCTCGACAGCATCCGCGCCCGCGAACGGGTCACGCGCCACGACGTGAAGGCGCGCATCGAGGAATTTTGCGCGCTCGCCGGCCACGAGCACATCCATAAGGGTCTGACCAGCCGCGACCTCACCGAGAACGTCGAGCAACTACAGATCCGCCGCTCGCTCGAACTCGTGCGCATCAAGTCGGCCGCGTGCCTCTACCGCCTGTCGCGGCGCGTGCGCGAGTTTCGCGACGTTGCCATCACCGGCCGCTCGCACAACGTCGCCGCTCAGCCGACCACCGTCGGCCGCCGCCTCGCCATGTTCGGCGAGGAGATGCTGCTGGCCTTTCGCCAACTCGACTCCGTGCTGCAGCGCTATCCCTTGCGCGGCCTAAAAGGACCCGTCGGGACGCAACTCGATCAGTTGACGCTCTTCAACGGCAACGCCAAGAAAGTCGCCAAGCTCGAAGCTGCGGTTGTGCGCTTCCTCGGCTTCACGCACGCACTGACCGCGACCGGGCAAGTGTATCCGCGCAGCCTCGACTTCGAAGTCGTCAGCGCGCTCTATCAGCTCGGCGCCGGACCCAGCAGCTTCGCGAAAACCTGGCGGCTGATGAGCGGCTTCGAACTGGCGTCCGAGGGTTTCCAGGAAGGCCAAGTCGGTTCGTCGGCGATGCCGCACAAGATGAACGCCCGCAGCTGCGAGCGCCTCAACGGCTTGCACGTCGTGCTGCGCGGCTATCTCACCATGGTGACCGGACTGGCCGGCGATCAGTGGAACGAAGGCGACGTGTCATGCTCGGTAGTGCGACGGGTAGCGCTGCCGGGCGCGATGATGGCAGCCGATGGCTTGCTGGAGACGTTTTTGACGGTGCTCGATGAGTTGGTGATTTTCCCCGACGCGATCGCCGCCGAGCGCGAGCGCTACCTGCCCTTTCTCGCCACCACGACGATCCTCATGGAAGCCGTGCGCCACGGCGCCGGACGCGAACAAGCCCATGCCGCGATCCAGGCGCACACTCAAGCCGTCGTCCGCGCGCTGCGCCGAGGTCGGCGCGACAACGATCTGCTCGACCGGCTCGCCGCCGACCGACGCGTCGGATTGAGCCAGAAACAGCTCCAGTCGTTGCTCGGTGCCAAGAGCGCGTTCGTCGGCGCCGCCCGAACCCAAGCCGACGCGTTTGTCAGTGAAGTCGAAACACTGGTGAAGCAACTTCCCGAAGCCAAGCGCTACGTACCGCGCGAAATCATCTAG
- a CDS encoding helix-turn-helix transcriptional regulator: MAKRRSNELSLGAVLKRRRRQLEMTQSQVSDKVGCRANYIAYLESDARRPSHSVVAKLARALDLDQQELYFLAYPQAKALMRPERPEPESAWLRFKANKRLHVRHSITRGEFSALERVASLGAVRTQRDFLFILQTIRQALTDE, translated from the coding sequence ATGGCCAAACGTCGCAGCAATGAACTCTCACTCGGCGCGGTGCTCAAGCGCCGACGCCGCCAATTAGAAATGACCCAGTCGCAGGTGTCCGACAAAGTCGGCTGTCGCGCCAACTACATCGCGTACCTCGAAAGTGACGCGCGCCGGCCCAGTCATAGCGTGGTCGCCAAGCTCGCCCGCGCGCTCGATCTCGACCAGCAGGAGCTGTACTTTCTCGCCTACCCGCAGGCGAAGGCTCTGATGCGCCCCGAGCGCCCGGAGCCGGAGTCGGCATGGCTGCGCTTCAAGGCCAACAAGCGCCTGCACGTGCGCCACAGCATTACCCGCGGCGAGTTCTCCGCGCTCGAACGCGTCGCGTCACTCGGAGCGGTGCGCACACAGCGCGATTTCCTCTTCATCCTGCAAACGATTCGGCAAGCGCTCACGGACGAGTGA
- the gloA gene encoding lactoylglutathione lyase — MRLLHTMIRVNDLDESLRFYCDTLGMTLLRKHDFPGGRFTLAFVGYDSEDKTAVVELTHNWDTHEYDVGNGFGHLALGVRDIYRTCDELRAKGANIVREPGPMKHGGTEIAFVEDPNGYRIELIQVA; from the coding sequence ATGCGTTTGCTGCACACCATGATCCGCGTCAACGATCTCGACGAGTCGTTGCGTTTCTACTGCGACACGCTCGGGATGACGCTGTTGCGCAAGCATGACTTTCCCGGCGGCCGGTTCACGTTGGCGTTCGTCGGCTACGACAGCGAAGACAAGACCGCCGTGGTCGAGCTGACCCACAACTGGGATACGCACGAGTACGATGTCGGTAACGGCTTTGGCCATCTCGCCCTCGGCGTGCGGGACATCTATCGCACCTGCGACGAGTTGCGGGCGAAGGGCGCGAACATCGTGCGTGAGCCCGGTCCGATGAAACATGGCGGGACAGAGATCGCGTTCGTCGAGGACCCCAACGGTTACAGAATCGAGCTGATTCAAGTCGCATGA